Proteins from one Naumovozyma castellii chromosome 3, complete genome genomic window:
- the APM4 gene encoding Apm4p (ancestral locus Anc_3.165), whose product MINALLIFTARGELVVSKLFKGSMKRSIADIFRIQVINNLDVRSPILTLGSTTFHHIKSTRGDNLWIVAVSRNNVDSAAIWEFLYKLDSLLDSYGLNHEEYLKEEFMIVHELLDVMMCGSGGIPMLTENSLVISRMSVKPSKSILEAQNSGNGSSNTNSNNNNNNVPDLLMSGPKLLRRNSASLSQDLSILTDFKWRPKGIVHKKNEVILHVNERINILVSKDGSVLKAYVDGSIDLETHLSGTPICQFGLNDSLSVSGVDSDMYGSHNHNHHFGDVNFDKTDKKQLSMASVGSVILEDCKFHQCVSLDKFDKDRIIKFVPPDGSMELMKYHVRDNLNLPFKVSPIVTNTRNGTALEYRITMKSLFPGRLSAKNVALHIPVPPNTMDCKINVTNGSCKFIPEESAMIWRFNKFNGLTENTLSAVTIPTKDNTQLSLQQWSKPPMSLDFEILMFSNSGLVVRYFTITERDQKYKAVKWIKYISRSGSYEIRY is encoded by the coding sequence ATGATTAATGctcttcttatttttaCCGCTAGGGGAGAACTAGTTGTTTCCAAGTTATTTAAGGGATCTATGAAGAGATCTATTGCCGACATCTTTAGAATACAGGTGATCAATAATCTGGATGTCAGATCGCCCATCCTGACCTTGGGATCCACCACATTCCATCATATCAAGTCCACTAGAGGAGATAATTTGTGGATTGTTGCTGTGTCAAGAAATAATGTGGACAGTGCCGCTATATGGGAATTTCTCTATAAACTGGATTCCTTACTGGATAGTTACGGGTTAAATCAcgaagaatatttgaaggAGGAATTTATGATTGTTcatgaattattagatgtTATGATGTGTGGTAGTGGTGGTATTCCTATGTTGACTGAGAATAGCTTGGTTATTTCAAGAATGTCTGTGAAACCTTCAAAGAGCATATTGGAAGCCCAAAATAGTGGGAACGGCAGTAGCAATACGAACTccaataacaacaataataatgttcCCGATCTACTGATGAGTGGTCCGAAATTACTGCGTAGGAATAGTGCCTCATTATCACAAGATTTAAGTATATTAACGGACTTTAAATGGAGACCAAAGGGTATCGTACataagaaaaatgaagtCATATTGCATGTTAATGAAAGGATAAACATCTTAGTCTCAAAAGATGGATCTGTATTAAAGGCATATGTCGATGGTTCTATTGACTTGGAGACTCATCTATCAGGAACACCTATTTGTCAATTTGGTCTAAATGATTCCTTGAGTGTTAGCGGTGTGGATTCAGATATGTACGGATCTCATAATCACAACCATCACTTTGGCGACGTTAACTTTGATAAGACTGATAAGAAACAATTATCAATGGCATCAGTTGGAAGTGTCATATTAGAGGACTGCAAATTCCATCAATGTGTGTCATTGGATAAATTTGACAAAGACCGGATTATAAAATTTGTGCCACCTGATGGCTCAATGGAactaatgaaatatcatGTGAGAGATAATTTAAATCTTCCCTTCAAAGTTTCACCAATAGTTACAAACACAAGAAATGGCACGGCATTAGAATATAGAATCACTATGAAGTCACTATTTCCCGGGAGACTATCTGCTAAAAACGTCGCTCTACATATACCAGTGCCACCAAATACAATGGATTGTAAAATAAATGTAACTAATGGGAGTTGTAAATTCATACCGGAGGAGAGTGCAATGATTTGGAggtttaataaatttaatggattAACCGAAAATACACTAAGTGCAGTAACAATCCCGACAAAGGACAACACCCAACTGTCATTACAACAATGGAGTAAACCACCAATGTCAttggattttgaaattttaatgtTTAGCAACTCTGGACTTGTAGTACGGTATTTTACTATTACAGAAAGAgatcaaaaatataaagcAGTTAAATGgatcaaatatatttcaagaTCCGGATCGTACGAGATCAGATATTGA